Proteins encoded together in one Venturia canescens isolate UGA chromosome 10, ASM1945775v1, whole genome shotgun sequence window:
- the Urm1 gene encoding ubiquitin-related modifier 1 homolog — protein sequence MSSNDEKLPVTVEFGGGAELLFGKKKKHQVSLPLNQEWTLQNLLYWLRDNLLTERKELFLQGDTVRAGILVLVNDTDWELVGQGDYKLSPRDTVTFISTLHGG from the exons atgtcatcCAATGACGAGAAACTTCCGGTGACGGTCGAATTCGG AGGCGGAGCTGAACTACTGttcgggaagaaaaaaaaacaccaagTTTCGTTACCTCTAAACCAAGAGT GGACATTGCAAAACCTTCTGTACTGGCTTCGTGATAACCTGCTGACCGAGCGCAAAGAACTATTTCTCCAAGGTGATACTGT ACGTGCTGGAATTCTCGTTTTGGTCAACGACACTGATTGGGAATTAGTG gGTCAAGGTGACTACAAGCTTTCTCCCCGAGACACCGTCACGTTTATCTCGACTCTCCACGGAGGATAG
- the LOC122416839 gene encoding probable serine/threonine-protein kinase kinX isoform X1, whose amino-acid sequence MSTAGERPLDENPNINTIKNDEGSPSKNVSETETEPAMLDEEEMPSYISLNSLPNPDESRAEQNVPQQSQAPTNPEERASSPYQSEQGAESVCVLSSGEESDRRPYAMEDYDSEEMDMEDEEEEVDEEEEEDDSCMNDEEESDGDIEPEQFERSSDDFNLRYDSGLEKHHKERSRSLQDLTNSRGNLSRFVGKRRSIDLMGSYESQFIRQPVQPPEDPLSLRKKMPRSIMYDHIPSKVKQYIQEMKEQRRRSAERINRENSSQKNFSETISRVDNAEVQRAAGTILNPESKRMKSYAEHAIHEIKTEERNFAADARYTEHPTIEEHEEFREINKINETKIDKDIYDMETNQIPENLTMTTESLSKKLRINGLVEYNDKVIEPSKLSEANGEQQIATILNLRTLSYEEYTNGNENSEGVVENLSRPKVPEKNALDCTEKSYGSVIAEPEIQKTSSTSKKEDEKSSQIPTKEAAQPRNNWNLRELTLDDSSRRKVAQVDSEVYQKMLDENVNLKLEIEEMKQTLEQCRLEYQPKEEYQKVLAENASLRHELQEMENKFEQYRAEHTPAETKVASVQTEIYEEKMDVSENLVKQTASTNKVLTSTATSAQSSIEQWSDSNYSAAISIDPPNIEAALDADDSLATTEKTNTKPPHTLSQSFITSSRILQTLANITQGRTKPTGVSPNFTTEKTQLEPKGQFSNVIRQKINSIMTNNEENHTSRAKKRKASDMLEGPFSETFKIPHITGDTRRKINSDSATDPTHITTEQRAEKNLQQPNKHPDENNPRRSDDPDVNEESPDTLQNVKYYVYHDEPDVKERSFLIQAKDSSVNTETIDKGGNVRECGPFLLGNVEIRMSETNDTINIWGKELNHQSEEAEAQNSSVFSSNRSYTYQSTPYMKCFNQNTLTCPSMKKPRISPKFSRSGIGKYFRSAATNLTRTMSNPGYPGHFARCANSSLADLSRTSSCEHCEAHQKQTKISSYEHLANFTAKHSCCCLQNPETNERVCDDGSDNEVFDDSTVYETMSNILANHEKYTSSFNNLMAKHFATNVTGEEKHRNHTSPGPRVHEQDSHRTNKRCSSCTDDLPSCSRRLAPPNRQCRDDHPCRSHSHPSCDDDDRPLLFNQSPSETPEIKRRRLSGKKVRGILTDLLRGCSGCRDPNSTSNLPNASVQNAIPKVYVTPCEPVVPSCSKHKNASSTHQNHNPSNETVKERCCSSCSRPSEVRTQIENELEIFHVAMEQLLTHSHALLEKFNQLKASTD is encoded by the exons ATGTCGACTGCGGGAGAACGTCCTTTGGACGAAAATCCAAACATAAATACAATCAAAAACGACGAAGGAAGTCCGTcaaaaaatgtcagtgaaaccgAAACAGAACCGGCGATGCTAGACGAAGAAGAAATGCCTTCGTACATCAGTCTCAATAGTCTCCCAAATCCTGATGAAAGCAGAGCGGAACAAAACGTACCTCAACAATCGCAAGCTCCGACCAATCCTGAAGAAAGAGCTTCGAGCCCTTATCAGAGCGAACAAGGTGCTGAAAGCGTTTGTGTTCTTTCCTCTGGTGAGGAAAGTGACCGAAGACCCTATGCAATGGAGGATTACGATTCAGAAG AAATGGATATGGAAGACGAGGAAGAGGAGGTAgacgaggaagaggaagaggatgATTCGTGTATGAACGACGAAGAGGAGAGCGATGGGGACATAGAACCGGAACAATTTGAGAGATCTTCTGATGATTTTAATTTGCGTTACGATAGTGGTTTGGAAAAGCATCACAAGGAGCGCAGCAGATCATTACAAGATTTAACGAATTCCCGTGGAAATTTGTCGCGTTTCGTAGGAAAGCGACGAAGCATAGACTTGATGGGTTCGTACGAATCACAATTCATTCGGCAGCCTGTGCAGCCTCCCGAAGATCCACTTTCTTTGCGAAAGAAGATGCCACGTTCCATAATGTACGATCACATCCCGAGTAAAGTGAAGCAATATATCCAGGAGATGAAGGAACAACGAAGGCGATCGGCAGAGCGGATAAATCGCGAAAATTCGTCGCAAAAGAATTTCAGCGAAACCATTTCGCGTGTTGATAACGCAGAAGTTCAACGAGCTGCTGGCACAATATTGAATCCAGAAAGTAAAAGAATGAAGAGTTATGCTGAACATGCTATCCACGAGATAAAAACGGAGGAACGCAACTTCGCAGCCGATGCTCGTTACACGGAACATCCCACGATTGAGGAACATGAAGAATTCcgagaaattaataaaatcaaCGAAACCAAGATTGATAAGGATATTTACGATATGGAAACGAATCAGATTCCCGAAAATCTCACCATGACGACTGAAAGTTTATCCAAAAAGCTCAGAATCAATGGACTCGTGGAGTACAACGATAAAGTCATCGAGCCTTCAAAATTGAGCGAAGCTAACGGCGAACAGCAAATCGCTACGATTTTGAATCTTCGCACATTGAGTTACGAGGAGTACACAAACGGCAATGAAAATTCGGAAGGTGTCGTCGAAAATCTTTCACGTCCGAAAGTCCCAGAGAAAAACGCCCTcgattgtacagaaaaaagctACGGGTCCGTTATCGCAGAACCGGAAATACAAAAAACTTCATCGACTTCGAaaaaagaagatgaaaaatcgagtcaAATTCCTACCAAGGAGGCTGCTCAGCCACGCAACAATTGGAACTTGCGTGAATTGACTCTGGACGATTCCTCAAGAAGAAAAGTGGCTCAGGTCGATAGCGAAGTTTATCAGAAGATGTTGGACGAGAACGTGAATTTGAAGCTCGAAATCGAGGAAATGAAACAAACTCTGGAACAGTGTCGTTTGGAATACCAGCCGAAGGAAGAGTATCAAAAAGTTTTAGCAGAAAATGCGAGTCTGCGACACGAGTTACAAGAAAtggaaaacaaatttgaacaATATCGAGCTGAGCACACCCCCGCCGAGACAAAAGTGGCGTCCGTTCAAACAGAAATCTATGAAGAAAAGATGGACGTATCAGAAAATCTCGTGAAACAAACCGCCTCTACAAATAAAGTGTTAACCAGTACAGCAACTTCGGCGCAAAGTTCGATCGAGCAGTGGTCCGACAGCAATTACAGCGCTGCGATTTCCATCGACCCACCGAACATCGAAGCGGCTCTCGACGCCGACGATTCTCTTGCCACCACCGAGAAAACGAACACAAAACCTCCTCACACTTTGTCACAATCGTTCATCACCAGCTCTCGAATTTTACAAACTCTTGCTAACATTACTCAAGGCCGGACGAAACCAACAGGAGTTTCGCCGAATTTCACGACAGAAAAGACTCAGCTCGAGCCAAAAGGTCAGTTTTCAAAcgtcattcgccaaaagatcaATTCCATTATGACGAACAACGAAGAGAATCATACTTCACGCGCTAAAAAACGTAAAGCTTCCGATATGCTCGAAGGCCCCTTTTCGGAAACATTCAAAATTCCCCATATCACTGGCGAtacgaggagaaaaatcaaCTCGGATTCTGCCACAGATCCAACTCACATCACTACCGAACAACGAGCCGAAAAGAACCTTCAACAACCCAACAAACATCCGGACGAGAACAATCCACGCAGAAGCGACGACCCCGACGTCAACGAAGAATCTCCTGACACATTGCAAAACGTCAAATACTACGTATATCACGATGAACCCGATGTCAAGGAACGAAGCTTCTTGATCCAAGCTAAAGATTCATCCGTAAACACCGAAACTATCGATAAAGGTGGTAACGTACGCGAATGCGGACCATTCTTACTTGGCAACGTGGAAATTCGAATGAGCGAGACTAATGACACTATCAACATTTGGGGCAAAGAG TTGAATCACCAATCGGAGGAAGCGGAGGCTCAGAACAGTTCAGTGTTTTCTTCGAACCGATCATACACTTATCAGAGTACGCCATACATGAAATGTTTCAACCAGAATACATTGACGTGcccatcgatgaaaaaacctcgaatttctccgaaattCAGTAGATCAGGAATAGGAAAATATTTCCGTTCAGCAGCGACGAACTTGACGAGAACGATGAGCAATCCTGGGTATCCCGGTCACTTTGCGCGCTGCGCAAATTCTTCGCTCGCCGATCTTTCTAGAACGAGTTCTTGCGAGCACTGCGAAGCTCatcaaaaacaaacgaaaatctCGAGCTACGAACACCTCGCTAATTTTACAGCAAAACATTCCTGTTGCTGTCTCCAAAATCCTGAAACTAACGAGAGAGTTTGCGACGACGGTTCCGACAACGAAGTCTTTGACGATTCAACCGTGTACGAAACAATGTCGAATATTCTCGCtaatcacgaaaaatacaccAGTTCCTTCAACAACTTGATGGCCAAACATTTCGCTACGAATGTCACCGGCGAAGAAAAGCACAGAAATCACACTAGCCCGGGCCCTCGAGTCCACGAACAAGATTCACATCGAACGAACAAACGCTGCTCATCCTGCACCGATGACTTGCCTTCCTGCAGCAGAAGACTCGCACCCCCAAATCGACAGTGTCGCGATGATCATCCCTGTCGTTCACACTCGCATCCCTCTTGCGATGACGACGATCGTCCTCTACTCTTTAATCAGAGTCCCAGTGAAACGCCGGAG ATAAAAAGACGAAGGCTCAGTGGGAAAAAAGTGCGAGGAATTCTCACGGACTTGTTACGTGGTTGTAGCGGTTGTCGAGATCCGAATAGCACGAGCAACCTTCCAAATGCCAGCGTACAAAATGCTATTCCGAAAGTTTATGTGACGCCGTGCGAGCCAGTGGTTCCATCGTGTTCCAAACACAAGAATGCGTCATCAACGCACCAGAATCATAATCCTTCCAACGAAACCGTAAAAGAAAG ATGTTGCAGTTCTTGCAGTCGACCTTCCGAGGTCCGAACTCAAATCGAGAATGAACTGGAGATATTTCACGTTGCTATGGAGCAACTGCTGACGCATTCACACGCGCTGCTCgagaagttcaatcagctgaaAGCTTCGACCGATTGA
- the LOC122416839 gene encoding probable serine/threonine-protein kinase kinX isoform X2: MSTAGERPLDENPNINTIKNDEGSPSKNVSETETEPAMLDEEEMPSYISLNSLPNPDESRAEQNVPQQSQAPTNPEERASSPYQSEQGAESVCVLSSGEESDRRPYAMEDYDSEEMDMEDEEEEVDEEEEEDDSCMNDEEESDGDIEPEQFERSSDDFNLRYDSGLEKHHKERSRSLQDLTNSRGNLSRFVGKRRSIDLMGSYESQFIRQPVQPPEDPLSLRKKMPRSIMYDHIPSKVKQYIQEMKEQRRRSAERINRENSSQKNFSETISRVDNAEVQRAAGTILNPESKRMKSYAEHAIHEIKTEERNFAADARYTEHPTIEEHEEFREINKINETKIDKDIYDMETNQIPENLTMTTESLSKKLRINGLVEYNDKVIEPSKLSEANGEQQIATILNLRTLSYEEYTNGNENSEGVVENLSRPKVPEKNALDCTEKSYGSVIAEPEIQKTSSTSKKEDEKSSQIPTKEAAQPRNNWNLRELTLDDSSRRKVAQVDSEVYQKMLDENVNLKLEIEEMKQTLEQCRLEYQPKEEYQKVLAENASLRHELQEMENKFEQYRAEHTPAETKVASVQTEIYEEKMDVSENLVKQTASTNKVLTSTATSAQSSIEQWSDSNYSAAISIDPPNIEAALDADDSLATTEKTNTKPPHTLSQSFITSSRILQTLANITQGRTKPTGVSPNFTTEKTQLEPKDPTHITTEQRAEKNLQQPNKHPDENNPRRSDDPDVNEESPDTLQNVKYYVYHDEPDVKERSFLIQAKDSSVNTETIDKGGNVRECGPFLLGNVEIRMSETNDTINIWGKELNHQSEEAEAQNSSVFSSNRSYTYQSTPYMKCFNQNTLTCPSMKKPRISPKFSRSGIGKYFRSAATNLTRTMSNPGYPGHFARCANSSLADLSRTSSCEHCEAHQKQTKISSYEHLANFTAKHSCCCLQNPETNERVCDDGSDNEVFDDSTVYETMSNILANHEKYTSSFNNLMAKHFATNVTGEEKHRNHTSPGPRVHEQDSHRTNKRCSSCTDDLPSCSRRLAPPNRQCRDDHPCRSHSHPSCDDDDRPLLFNQSPSETPEIKRRRLSGKKVRGILTDLLRGCSGCRDPNSTSNLPNASVQNAIPKVYVTPCEPVVPSCSKHKNASSTHQNHNPSNETVKERCCSSCSRPSEVRTQIENELEIFHVAMEQLLTHSHALLEKFNQLKASTD, from the exons ATGTCGACTGCGGGAGAACGTCCTTTGGACGAAAATCCAAACATAAATACAATCAAAAACGACGAAGGAAGTCCGTcaaaaaatgtcagtgaaaccgAAACAGAACCGGCGATGCTAGACGAAGAAGAAATGCCTTCGTACATCAGTCTCAATAGTCTCCCAAATCCTGATGAAAGCAGAGCGGAACAAAACGTACCTCAACAATCGCAAGCTCCGACCAATCCTGAAGAAAGAGCTTCGAGCCCTTATCAGAGCGAACAAGGTGCTGAAAGCGTTTGTGTTCTTTCCTCTGGTGAGGAAAGTGACCGAAGACCCTATGCAATGGAGGATTACGATTCAGAAG AAATGGATATGGAAGACGAGGAAGAGGAGGTAgacgaggaagaggaagaggatgATTCGTGTATGAACGACGAAGAGGAGAGCGATGGGGACATAGAACCGGAACAATTTGAGAGATCTTCTGATGATTTTAATTTGCGTTACGATAGTGGTTTGGAAAAGCATCACAAGGAGCGCAGCAGATCATTACAAGATTTAACGAATTCCCGTGGAAATTTGTCGCGTTTCGTAGGAAAGCGACGAAGCATAGACTTGATGGGTTCGTACGAATCACAATTCATTCGGCAGCCTGTGCAGCCTCCCGAAGATCCACTTTCTTTGCGAAAGAAGATGCCACGTTCCATAATGTACGATCACATCCCGAGTAAAGTGAAGCAATATATCCAGGAGATGAAGGAACAACGAAGGCGATCGGCAGAGCGGATAAATCGCGAAAATTCGTCGCAAAAGAATTTCAGCGAAACCATTTCGCGTGTTGATAACGCAGAAGTTCAACGAGCTGCTGGCACAATATTGAATCCAGAAAGTAAAAGAATGAAGAGTTATGCTGAACATGCTATCCACGAGATAAAAACGGAGGAACGCAACTTCGCAGCCGATGCTCGTTACACGGAACATCCCACGATTGAGGAACATGAAGAATTCcgagaaattaataaaatcaaCGAAACCAAGATTGATAAGGATATTTACGATATGGAAACGAATCAGATTCCCGAAAATCTCACCATGACGACTGAAAGTTTATCCAAAAAGCTCAGAATCAATGGACTCGTGGAGTACAACGATAAAGTCATCGAGCCTTCAAAATTGAGCGAAGCTAACGGCGAACAGCAAATCGCTACGATTTTGAATCTTCGCACATTGAGTTACGAGGAGTACACAAACGGCAATGAAAATTCGGAAGGTGTCGTCGAAAATCTTTCACGTCCGAAAGTCCCAGAGAAAAACGCCCTcgattgtacagaaaaaagctACGGGTCCGTTATCGCAGAACCGGAAATACAAAAAACTTCATCGACTTCGAaaaaagaagatgaaaaatcgagtcaAATTCCTACCAAGGAGGCTGCTCAGCCACGCAACAATTGGAACTTGCGTGAATTGACTCTGGACGATTCCTCAAGAAGAAAAGTGGCTCAGGTCGATAGCGAAGTTTATCAGAAGATGTTGGACGAGAACGTGAATTTGAAGCTCGAAATCGAGGAAATGAAACAAACTCTGGAACAGTGTCGTTTGGAATACCAGCCGAAGGAAGAGTATCAAAAAGTTTTAGCAGAAAATGCGAGTCTGCGACACGAGTTACAAGAAAtggaaaacaaatttgaacaATATCGAGCTGAGCACACCCCCGCCGAGACAAAAGTGGCGTCCGTTCAAACAGAAATCTATGAAGAAAAGATGGACGTATCAGAAAATCTCGTGAAACAAACCGCCTCTACAAATAAAGTGTTAACCAGTACAGCAACTTCGGCGCAAAGTTCGATCGAGCAGTGGTCCGACAGCAATTACAGCGCTGCGATTTCCATCGACCCACCGAACATCGAAGCGGCTCTCGACGCCGACGATTCTCTTGCCACCACCGAGAAAACGAACACAAAACCTCCTCACACTTTGTCACAATCGTTCATCACCAGCTCTCGAATTTTACAAACTCTTGCTAACATTACTCAAGGCCGGACGAAACCAACAGGAGTTTCGCCGAATTTCACGACAGAAAAGACTCAGCTCGAGCCAAAAG ATCCAACTCACATCACTACCGAACAACGAGCCGAAAAGAACCTTCAACAACCCAACAAACATCCGGACGAGAACAATCCACGCAGAAGCGACGACCCCGACGTCAACGAAGAATCTCCTGACACATTGCAAAACGTCAAATACTACGTATATCACGATGAACCCGATGTCAAGGAACGAAGCTTCTTGATCCAAGCTAAAGATTCATCCGTAAACACCGAAACTATCGATAAAGGTGGTAACGTACGCGAATGCGGACCATTCTTACTTGGCAACGTGGAAATTCGAATGAGCGAGACTAATGACACTATCAACATTTGGGGCAAAGAG TTGAATCACCAATCGGAGGAAGCGGAGGCTCAGAACAGTTCAGTGTTTTCTTCGAACCGATCATACACTTATCAGAGTACGCCATACATGAAATGTTTCAACCAGAATACATTGACGTGcccatcgatgaaaaaacctcgaatttctccgaaattCAGTAGATCAGGAATAGGAAAATATTTCCGTTCAGCAGCGACGAACTTGACGAGAACGATGAGCAATCCTGGGTATCCCGGTCACTTTGCGCGCTGCGCAAATTCTTCGCTCGCCGATCTTTCTAGAACGAGTTCTTGCGAGCACTGCGAAGCTCatcaaaaacaaacgaaaatctCGAGCTACGAACACCTCGCTAATTTTACAGCAAAACATTCCTGTTGCTGTCTCCAAAATCCTGAAACTAACGAGAGAGTTTGCGACGACGGTTCCGACAACGAAGTCTTTGACGATTCAACCGTGTACGAAACAATGTCGAATATTCTCGCtaatcacgaaaaatacaccAGTTCCTTCAACAACTTGATGGCCAAACATTTCGCTACGAATGTCACCGGCGAAGAAAAGCACAGAAATCACACTAGCCCGGGCCCTCGAGTCCACGAACAAGATTCACATCGAACGAACAAACGCTGCTCATCCTGCACCGATGACTTGCCTTCCTGCAGCAGAAGACTCGCACCCCCAAATCGACAGTGTCGCGATGATCATCCCTGTCGTTCACACTCGCATCCCTCTTGCGATGACGACGATCGTCCTCTACTCTTTAATCAGAGTCCCAGTGAAACGCCGGAG ATAAAAAGACGAAGGCTCAGTGGGAAAAAAGTGCGAGGAATTCTCACGGACTTGTTACGTGGTTGTAGCGGTTGTCGAGATCCGAATAGCACGAGCAACCTTCCAAATGCCAGCGTACAAAATGCTATTCCGAAAGTTTATGTGACGCCGTGCGAGCCAGTGGTTCCATCGTGTTCCAAACACAAGAATGCGTCATCAACGCACCAGAATCATAATCCTTCCAACGAAACCGTAAAAGAAAG ATGTTGCAGTTCTTGCAGTCGACCTTCCGAGGTCCGAACTCAAATCGAGAATGAACTGGAGATATTTCACGTTGCTATGGAGCAACTGCTGACGCATTCACACGCGCTGCTCgagaagttcaatcagctgaaAGCTTCGACCGATTGA